AACTCCATTTTATTCCCCTCCATTTGTCGAAGTTACCGTcaaatttgtttctccaTCTGACTCActcataatatatttttccccttttgaaacACAACTTCAAATTAttgcgttattttttgtttttacgtCGGACAAATttatgtgattttttttttttttctcgtttgtctaaatttcaccatttcgtcGAGCACTCCGTAATCAACCCATTTTGAAGGAACCGTGTTGCTGTTCTTTTCGCACTTCGCATACAcagtgtgtatatatgtgtgtgcatcaAGCGagctttcccattttcccTCCACCATCGCGCCAAAGATTAGCCTTTTTCTCCCTGTGCCTGCGCACTCGCCACTTCCCGCTTTACGAACTAGCACATTTGCTCAAAGCCTTATTAAGtggaatacatttttacagcACACTCAGCAGCCTTCTAACACGTTAGAACTGTTCACCTGATTTGATACCTTAAAAAGGTTTAATCTTTCTCTCAgtgcaggaaaaaatatataactacAAAACTGCATCATCTGACTTGCCAAAAGGAATGGCCGTGCGATGTGGAAATAtcctttttgtgccattATCCCCACATCATCATAAAATGAAACTTTGAAGGAATCAGAATTTCCTCCCACACTTATGCCATTCGGTTTGTACAATTAAATACGCGAACCTATATGTGCATTTGCGGTCGCATCGCGTTGTACTGCTCACAATCTGTGAANNNNNNNNNNNNNNNNNNNNNNNNNNNNNNNNNNNNNNNNNNNNNNNNNNNNNNNNNNNNNNNNNNNNNNNNNNNNNNNNNNNNNNNNNNNNNNNNNNNNNNNNNNNNNNNNNNNNNNNNNNNNNNNNNNCTTCTATGATCTCGaagcatttttaattttttatccatcTAAGTTGCCACAAAATAGTGGATAATTttaagaggggaaaaaaaaaaaaaaacctagcAAAACAGTTTTTGCTAAAACAGTTAAATGAGTTTCTCCAAACATTGCTCAATTTTTAACCActttcaaataaaattacaccTTATTATGAGGCCCTTTTTAAAGGCAGCATAATTCTGAATCCCCACTTTTGCAGGCGCCCTGCCACCACTAAACCTACCGAGGTGCCTTCctaagaggaggaaaagaaaattcctCCACACGTTCATATGAATGGCAGTATAATTGGGGTATTTCATTTCCTTGCACAATTTGATTAACATTTTGGTGTTTTCCCAATTTGGtattttcccaatttggaGGTTTCAGACCAAACATTGAGTGGAGACACATACTCCTGTTTCGAGAATGCGTCGAAAAGTAGGccacacaaaaaggaaaaacaattCCCTTTTAACAGCCCAAATTAATCATATTTAcgaataaaaacatatggcTACAAAAATAGCCATTTTGCTCATACACaattcggaaaaaaaaaaaaaaaaaaaaattatgactgttcatattttttctgaaatatTTGCTCCAGTTTTATGCAAAAACTTTGCTTTGCATGAAcggttcataaaaaaaatgtgcccgCTAAAAAGTAGTAGGCCAGACAAAATTAAAGCCCTTCGTTGAAATGCAACGGGTGGGGAACCTATTTGTGCGTACTGGTACGGTGGACAATGGCGGAACTCCATTTTGATTGCAACCCCGCTATGGTTAAATAGACAAAGggcagaaaattttttgttacactTTCCCAGCAATGTACAGATGGATATGCTCACGAATTTACACAcctgtgtacatatgcactaTTCCGTGCGCAGTTAAGTATAAATGTTTACACAcagtaggggaaaaaatgctctTTGTAGAATTTAAGTGTGTCCCTTTCTCGTGTTTATTTATATCCCCCTTTGGAAGACGCACTGAGAAGGTTTACACAATGAAAGGCGCATTCTCAAGCTAAACAAAACGCCGAACAGAGGACAAGTGCAGATGTACTACCCACTTCCTACTAAACCTTCGTAAAGGtgaaaaatgacgaaaaggGAAGTCATTCTAGCAAACACACAAGTGAAGAATGTAGATATTTcttgataatttttcctaaacttgacaaataaaaatgtaatgcCACATGAATTCAAAaatgcagcaaaaaaaaaaaaaaaatgaacccttTTATGCTTTCGTCCGTGAAAGGTTACCAGCAAGGGAAAGCGTAGCGTGTCCTTCCAGCctctattttttacattaacgtaaaaaaaaaaatttcaaacttcatttcttttttcgttttttttttttttgcaaatatgtGAACGGGTAATGCAACGGAtattgttttatattttttttttcttttcttcttttcttcttttctccttttcttcttttcctttttttttcccattatgTGATTCCCCTATGAGGGGCACAACATTTAAACGAAAGCGTGAAGAATGAAACTTggagaaaaagcgaaaacgcagcatttaaaaaaggttggGCATGTAGTATGACATAAAATTGGTGCGcaatttctctttttccttccgccAAATTGGAAGTACCAAAAACACAAAGTTGGAAGGAAACCAAGGCAACTTCGAATAACACatagaaggggaaaaaaaaacaaaaaatttcagcGAGAGGACTGATAGGGTACGATAAAGGAGAGCGCGATAAAAGAAAGCACGATAAAGAGGTTGACCTACCCATTTAACTAACGAAAAGGGTAAGATGTTCAAAACGATGAGGAATTATTTCATgctaaattttaaaagaaactATCGACACTATTcaagaaagaaaaacataaacaacATAAACCGAAAAATAAACGACCCTTATAGTGACCTGTACAAAATGAACTATTACGGAAACAATTTCAAAAGACTTCCAAATAAGAAAACCAAATCGAATGAATACGAGCTGATCAGAACGTCCAGTAACACCTTTACCTACTCGTCCCCATACCCCCCAAACATTAACTACACCTTGAAACCCTATCCTGATTCGGCGAAGGATTTCTACTACGAAAACAGAAAATATGTGatgaaatacaaaaacgTGGAATACATTCCTATTAAGAGAATGGTGTGTAAGGGGACATGCAGACGAACCAACTGGGACACATACTACTTGAGGGTTGAAAAgtgaaacgaaaaaggagaggcCGCAAAGTTACCTGTGCATATGCGTACGTGTCTACATGAGTGGGTTAAATGTGCAGGGAGTACAGATccggggaagaaaaaaaaatagctaacGCGTgactaataaaaatgaaggcatgTCATTGAGaatgccttttttatgtggTGGGGAACGTAGCGACTGTTTGGTAAGGTTACTTCCATTGTGGCCTCCGCGCGAGTGGGTACACGTGTGCATACACCACAGCATACGCTTCACGCGGACGCCTCGctcgtgtttttttttttttcctttatgttAACCCCCAGTTCtcaaggggcaaaaaaaaaaaaaaatcacagaGTTGGGAAATCGCAAAGTAGGGAAATCGCAAAGTTGGAAAATCACAGAGTtggaaatttcaaaattgcaACGTTGCGCagttgcaaaaaagtgagcGGCAAAACGTACTACACGTATGCTCAActgtgaacaaaaaattgtgccaCCCTTGTTAGCCCTGCAATTGTGTAAACTGTTTGCACCcctttgctaattttttattttctcttttttttttgtgtgttaaCGATGAATTGTCGGAGTTGTCAATTTCCCATTTGTCACAGTTTTGTGAAATTGCGAAGCTGCTAAATTGTGAAGTTACTAAGTTGTGAAGTTACTAAGTTGCTAAGTTGTTAAGTTGtgattttgtttctttttttttttttttttttttttttctttctcctttttttcctttcccccttctttctttttttttcccctttgaaCATGCCCCCGTTTTTGAGTACCCCCTTTAACCGCGCCCTTTTTAATGACGCACCGCGCATGTAACTGCCCATTTGGATTGCCCCCTCATTAACTCTGCCAAGTTCGAACTTTAGTGCCCCGGGCCATCTTCAAAATGAACGTGGAGGAGAAATACAAACtatttaaggaaaaatataaagagaTAAAGGAGCAAAATGGTAATACCTGTTGTTCTACCATGCTGCGCGGAAGCCAACGGGTTGTCTCTCCGTCGAGCGTTATGATTTGGCTGCTCCCCCGTTTTGacactcccctttttgacactcccctttttgccactcccctttttgctactcccccttttgctcgCTTAGACATCCTCAAGAAGGCCATAGTGGAGTACAAAAAGGACATTAAGcagctggaaaaaaataatgaggaacagaaaaacaaaattaactgCATGGTGGATGAGAACAACGACTTGTTGAATAGCAACAGCCAGCTGTCCAGCAAAGTCGCACAGCTGGCGAGTTCTCTGGAGGATAAGGTAGAGGAAAGCCAACACGCGCGATTACACCGTGCGGCGATTACACCGTGTGGCGATTACACCGTATGGCGATTACACCGTGTGGCGATTACACCCTGTAGCGATTACACCGTATGGCGATTACACCGTTTTTCCATGTGCTGCGTGAAGCGCTATTGTCAGCATTGACTGCAATGCGCTGGCGTCATGGGGAAGTCCCACCGCCAGCTCCCTCACCCCATGTCTTTACGTTACCCTAACCGCAGAAGAAGGGCAACTCCGGGTGGAGGAACTTAATGCTGCTCCCAAAAAACTCACGGGAAAATATCCAAGAGTCTGTCGCGTTCGAGGAACTCGAAAATAAGATAAAGGAAAATGGTTCGCCCTGCGCTAGTGGAGCCATGCACAGGATTGAGAGTGGCGTGAGAGTGACATCCGAGTGACATGCGAGTGACGTGCGTGCATGTTGCCTACTCTCCAGGGGCCAACACAGACCAACAACCCTTCTTTCGATGctaccccctcccccttcagAGATGCTGcacaaaaaagtggaggaCCTGCAGAatgagaataaaaagaaagagaaggaTCTAGACGCATGTAGGACCTTCCATAAGGATAAATTaaacgaaagagaaaaaacgaTTGACAGTCTTAACGAAATTATTACCAATTCCAGCAAAAGTGTTATCAGGTTGGAACGGGAAAGAGATGAAATCAGACAACAAGTCGAAGAGGACAAAGCAAAATTTGCTCGTGTCatagaaaacaaaaatgaacacataaagaaaatggagaaaatataCAAAGCTATGAGGAGAAAGTGTTATCcaaagtataaaataaattttaatagaaTCCCACTTTCGGAGCGGCCCGACCATTATGATGGTTACCTGCAGGTGGGAGAGCGcgcaggggggaagaacacGCAGGGGGGGAATCAGTTGCATACCCCAGTTGGACCCCCTGCAAAGAATTTCATCCCTGTCACCCATCTGTCACCCGACTGCCCCCTTTCCAACTGCCCCCTTTCCAACTGCTCCCCTTCAGCGCCAAATCAACGAGCAGTGCAAATTATTCCAAAGTCACATCCTAAATGGAATACAAAGGTTGCAAGAATACCTTCGAAGCTGCAAGAATACTTTTGCATCTCAAGCAAATcagttaataaatttttgtcaCGAAATGGAAGGAGAGCAGAGGGATGATCAGTTTGACTATTCTAGAGTTGCGGACCTAAAGAGTGTTTCCCAAAAGGTAATAATGCATTGTCAAATCTCGTCTAACACATCGGAGTGTGCACCATGGGGTGGACTTCTCCCAACTGCACTCACTGCTCCACTCCATGTGTACACCTTCCAACCGTTGTGGTCACCCTTCGAAGGAAGTCAACTGCCTAGAGGAAGCGATCAATCTGTTAGACGACCTCAGGACGTGGCTGCATGGGAGCCAAGACAAGGTACACGTTCAGGTAATTCTTCCAACGGGTTCGTCatccccccatttgggttTCTCCCCCAACATGAGCGGTTTTCCCCTACCATgagtgcttctcccccaccATGAGTGTTTCTCCCCCACCATGAGCGCTTCTCCCCCAGCATGAGCGCTTCTCCCCCACCATgagtgcttctcccccaccatgagtgcttctccccctccatgAGCGCTTCTCTCCCTCTGACAGGCCCTCCTGCGCAACCTGTCCGGCaccgtaaaaaaaatattcttaaaCGTGAGCATCTACCTGTGTGTCGAAGAATACCTTTTCCCAACATACACGACAGCGAAATCTTTTTCACTAAAAAATGTGGTTCGAGAACTGAGGAGTTTGAAGAGACTGCTTCTCAAATCGATCAACTTTTTTGCACTCATCTTGTTTGTAACTCCatacgaaaatgaaaagatagTGGAggagcattttaaaaagagaaatatcgTTAAGTGGGTCGACggaattgaaaaagaaaaaaacggaaaaaagggagaggagTACCATATGGAGGCGAACTACGAAGAGGTAGACACGAGTCTCCCAAGCAGTGAAGACGACGCTGCCAAGAGTGATAAAATGCCAAAGTTAAGGGAAATccattttaaagaattactcgaagaaagagaaaaaaactctctctcaatatataaaaatttaaaaaactgctcagaaaaaaataaaaaattagttacctatttggggaaaaaattccacaATCTGTTAGATGATTTTTCTCATTCcttaaaatatgtgaagtcctatttttcttttcgcatttttgaGATGAAAGGATCTGAAGTTCTCCTTGTAGACAACTCCAGCGTAATGACAGAAATGTTTGACGCTACGGAGTCCCTCATTAATTATCTTGAAATGTTCGATGTTGTGGAAAAGAAGCAGTCGCTCCCTTTAATTGCGTTCCTGTCTTACCAAAGGTTTAACACTCGAATGGcgtttgaagaagaaaaaaattgcctaaaTAGGATCAACGAGGCGTTCAGTCAAACCAGGCATATCCCCTACGCTGTGCTGGAACGCAGCTTCGGGAACCTCCAAATGTGCAAGAAGGACAAGGACCAACTGAATAAGGCGCTTTTGCGAAAAACCAAGTTAATCAAAAAGTTGAAGAGAAATAATAGCCAGGTTGGGCGCAGAAGAGGGGCGCCCCCACGTCGCACACCACGTGTGCGCCACGCCAGCGCCGTTCCTACGCCGCGTCTACACCGCTAACACACCGTTCCTACGCCGCTCCTACACCGCTAACacaccgcttcttccccgtgACAGACCCTCGGCGAACTTAAGAACGTACTGCTGACCAACAAAGAACTGACCCTAAACAACCAGTGCCTGACCAACTGCTTGCCCCCAAAACGGGAGACAATCAACCACgtgggggaagaaacaaCCGAGGAGGGCATCCAGAAATATGCAGAAATGGTCTTCAACTTTGTCACGTATAGCAACTCAGAGAAGCCAGGATTAACTGTTCACGAAAAACAGCTCATCGAAGCGTACGTCTGTtcatgcatacgtataaaAAATCTACACATGGAAATACGGAAGCACGTGGAGGTGAGAGGCCCCAGCTTTTTACCTTCTTCCCATAAGTGTACCTGCTCGAAGAACTACACACATAAACTGCACGCGTAAATATCTTCAAAACTGTGAGTGCTTCCACATGGGAGAGCTCCGCCAACTCTCtcccttcctccttttcctccttccctGTACAGGTTCTGGAAAGCCTACAAAACGGGTTCAGCGTTAAGGAgggagaaatacaaaaactgAACCACCAAATAGAGACGTACAAGGTAATGCCATTCCACGCGTcatgacgaaaaaatgtatcgAAAAAGAAACTGCTCGTTTTTCCATCCACACAAATGGGTACGTCTCCCTAAGTTACTATTTCGGGGGGGGGAACCCTCCatgatttatatttttctacatacGAAATTGGGATTCCCCCACGCAGGAGGAAGAGATaaatattcacaaaaaatacgAAGAGCAGGTAACGAACTGAGATGGGGAGTGTGACCTGACCACTCGGACAACCACAGCACGGTCGAAGGTCCACCCCAGACGCGTAGGTCCACCCCATACCCATATATCCACACGCACATGCTTATACAACCGGGTGgatgtgcttctccccctccccccaacaGATGAATACACTGCACGATTTAATCGTCACCCTGGAAAAGCAATTATCCAAACTGAActctgaaaaaaatgtgaacaagtTTTTCATCCTCTGCTCCATTTGCGGCAGCAAAAATAACATcggtaaaaatgggaaggtgAATCGGCGTATCGTCCGGTCGTCGCGTCGCCTGACTGCCTGATCGTCGTGTCGTCTGATCGTCCGGTCGTCGCTTCGCCTGGCCACCTGACCGCCTAACCGCCTAACCGCCTGATCGTCGCCAAATGAGAGGCAGTGCAGGTTAAATTCCGCCGCTtcccatttcccccccctttttttttcgcaggcACCATTCTGAAAAATCGAAAGTGCCTCAAATGCAGTTcgataattattttcttccagTGAGGAGCCAAATGAGGGGAAgccacaaaatggagcaaacGGACGCAGTTTGACAAGGTATGAAGACCCTAGTTGGAAATTCCGCGTAACCATAACATCATTGCTTCGGCCAGTAATCCTTGTACGTGAGCTGAATGCGCTTCCCTTTcttgttcataaaattcgGGTCCATGTAATCCTCTGGCAGGGGTGTCTCCGGAATCTGCAGaaggaaggggggaagaaattttggtaaattaaaaattaatcattttttgagGATACAAAAGAAGCCTCTCTATCTGTTTGTGCGTATTAAAGGGGGTAGAAAACTCTCGCCTCAACGCTTCTCCACGAACGCGATCTTGTGTTCCCTTTCGTGTGCATCTTTCTCTATCCGGTGTGCAACTTTCTCTAGCCGAACTCTCTCTCTAACCTTGCCGGGCTCATAGGTCCACACCACTTCTGTCTCATTTAAGTCATACTCCTCCGAAAAAACTACGTTCCCGTCGTCCGGCAGTAGGTGCTGCGAGGTGGGTGCATAATGGGGTGGTTCGTTCGTTAATCAGTTGGTCACTTCGAAATGGGTCACGTCGAAATGGGCCACTTCGAAATGGGCCACTTCTAACTCGGCCACTTCGCCTGTCTTTACCACCATGCTTAGACATGCGAGCAGTACCAGCACGATACACAAACATGCAGACGTGGGTGCCAACGCAGGTGCGGGCACACGACACTCCTCCGGCTTACCGTTAACTCCCCCAACTTAATCGAATTGTACGGCTCTCTGTAAGTTAGCCTCGACACGTCAAtttgaaaagggggaggaataTGATTCCCTATCACTTTGCACTTTATGTAGTTCATCGCCAGCTGGACGTGGTAGCCATTGACGTACGCAGGGCAGCCGATAAGGCCGACGATGCTGCATGGGATGTTTAACTCGGTCACTTGGTTGTTAACAACTCTCGCAAACTTGAGGAAGTATATGTGCTTTTCGACTGTTCAgaggggaagggggaaggggggagaTATCAGGTTAGAGGCGGAGTGCAGGTTAGCGGCGGAGTGAAGGATAGAGGTGGAGTGAGGGATAAAGGCGGAGTGCAGGAATGGCAGACTGATGGTGGCTGTTGTGATGGTGTTATGCCGTGGGGGCGCAACTGGCTAACCGCCATTTCTCCAATCCGCCCAACTGCGAGCGAAGCGCAGCCCCCGTTTAGACTCACCCGGATCCGCCTCAACGTGTGACACGACGCACTCGACGACGTTCCCATCGATGTGAATTCTGAACAGCCTCGCGGAGAACACTAAAGGAGGTAGAAGGGTAGTTTTATCAGAGGGTAGCTACTAGCACGCACAATTGGTGAAGAAGTATGTCTAtactttcccttttattttattttttttcttttttttcatatttttttccttttttttcatatatttttccttttttttccttttttctccttttttgtcgctttttcgctttttcgaGCATTACGCAAAGACAGGTGGCCGTCCTCCTCCTCGAAGGCATACTCATCAATCAACCTGTGGTCGATGCAAATCCGCTGCTCCGCTCCGTATTTCCAAATGATGGCTGGAATATACCCATGCACTTGGAGCAgctccttctttttaaacTTCTCCCAGCATCTACCCTGCACATCCACCACTGTGCTTACCCTACTATGCGAATTGAAGTAGTCAACAATTTCGTTCTTGAGAAAATCCCATTGCTTATACTTCAAATACAGCTTGTAATTTAGGTGGTTCCTTTTCGCATTGTTCATGAAGAAGGTTGGTTTACTAATTAGCTTCagtctgttcattttttccaccagCGAGGGGCAGGCGTGGCCTTAAGGAGGCGGAGCCGTGTCCTGCTAAGCAGTTAAGATGGCTCACACACGCTCGTATACATACCAGCACTCGTATATATACACCCCCATAGTTAGCTAGCGTGTATGTATGTTAGTGCACATATGTAGGTATGCACCCAATGCAAGCATGCGCATGGGTACGTGCGCCCCCGTTCTACAAGGCCAAACCGCCAATCAACCCTCCAATCAACCCGCCaattgcgcaaaaaagggaaacaaacaTGAACTCCAGGGTGAACCGCGCGTGAAATAG
This sequence is a window from Plasmodium cynomolgi strain B DNA, chromosome 3, whole genome shotgun sequence. Protein-coding genes within it:
- a CDS encoding hypothetical protein (putative) yields the protein MFKTMRNYFMLNFKRNYRHYSRKKNINNINRKINDPYSDLYKMNYYGNNFKRLPNKKTKSNEYELIRTSSNTFTYSSPYPPNINYTLKPYPDSAKDFYYENRKYVMKYKNVEYIPIKRMVCKGTCRRTNWDTYYLRVENSQGAKKKKNHRVGKSQSREIAKLENHRVGNFKIATLRSCKKVSGKTYYTYAQL
- a CDS encoding hypothetical protein (putative) — protein: MNVEEKYKLFKEKYKEIKEQNDILKKAIVEYKKDIKQLEKNNEEQKNKINCMVDENNDLLNSNSQLSSKVAQLASSLEDKKKGNSGWRNLMLLPKNSRENIQESVAFEELENKIKENEMLHKKVEDLQNENKKKEKDLDACRTFHKDKLNEREKTIDSLNEIITNSSKSVIRLERERDEIRQQVEEDKAKFARVIENKNEHIKKMEKIYKAMRRKCYPKYKINFNRIPLSERPDHYDGYLQRQINEQCKLFQSHILNGIQRLQEYLRSCKNTFASQANQLINFCHEMEGEQRDDQFDYSRVADLKSVSQKEVNCLEEAINLLDDLRTWLHGSQDKVHVQALLRNLSGTVKKIFLNVSIYLCVEEYLFPTYTTAKSFSLKNVVRELRSLKRLLLKSINFFALILFVTPYENEKIVEEHFKKRNIVKWVDGIEKEKNGKKGEEYHMEANYEEVDTSLPSSEDDAAKSDKMPKLREIHFKELLEEREKNSLSIYKNLKNCSEKNKKLVTYLGKKFHNLLDDFSHSLKYVKSYFSFRIFEMKGSEVLLVDNSSVMTEMFDATESLINYLEMFDVVEKKQSLPLIAFLSYQRFNTRMAFEEEKNCLNRINEAFSQTRHIPYAVLERSFGNLQMCKKDKDQLNKALLRKTKLIKKLKRNNSQTLGELKNVLLTNKELTLNNQCLTNCLPPKRETINHVGEETTEEGIQKYAEMVFNFVTYSNSEKPGLTVHEKQLIEAYVCSCIRIKNLHMEIRKHVEVLESLQNGFSVKEGEIQKLNHQIETYKMNTLHDLIVTLEKQLSKLNSEKNVNKFFILCSICGSKNNIGTILKNRKCLKCSSIIIFFQ
- a CDS encoding ribosomal L25-like protein (putative); the encoded protein is MNRLKLISKPTFFMNNAKRNHLNYKLYLKYKQWDFLKNEIVDYFNSHSRVSTVVDVQGRCWEKFKKKELLQVHGYIPAIIWKYGAEQRICIDHRLIDEYAFEEEDGHLSLLFSARLFRIHIDGNVVECVVSHVEADPVEKHIYFLKFARVVNNQVTELNIPCSIVGLIGCPAYVNGYHVQLAMNYIKCKVIGNHIPPPFQIDVSRLTYREPYNSIKLGELTHLLPDDGNVVFSEEYDLNETEVVWTYEPGKIPETPLPEDYMDPNFMNKKGKRIQLTYKDYWPKQ